In the genome of Bryobacteraceae bacterium, one region contains:
- a CDS encoding arylsulfatase → MRLSRRHLLAASLAAACANTRRRPNVVLIVADDLGYHHLGCYGQTKIRTPNIDRIAASGLLFTDAYAGCTVCAPSRSALMTGQHTGHTPVRGNEGGLPLPAASVTMADVFREAGYATGIFGKWGLGEMGTEGIPTRHGFDEALGPLHQVHAQYYYPDFLWKNETVFPLAGNRGGAQREYAPDVMVDGALDFIRRHREKPFFLYHPSIIPHHEYQAPPDAMAEYAGKFAETPFVREDRGFAPQPQPVAAFAAMVTRLDTHVGRISAQLNELGLAQDTLLIFTSDNGAAGVFQPLVDAFDGSAPLRGFKTELYEGGIRVPMIAQWPGRIAPGRTAHPCAFWDFMPTFGDLAGAAPPSNIDGKSFAPLFDGRPVTPPDFLYWETERRGELVQAVRMGKWKAVRTAPGASLELYDLDADLGERNNVAASHAAVVVRIESYLATCRHDPPQLVEPGWKKPDLG, encoded by the coding sequence ATGCGCCTCTCCCGCCGCCACCTCCTCGCCGCTTCCCTTGCCGCGGCCTGCGCAAACACGCGCCGCCGCCCGAACGTCGTCCTCATCGTCGCCGATGACCTCGGCTACCACCACCTCGGCTGCTACGGCCAAACCAAGATCCGTACCCCGAACATCGACCGCATCGCCGCCTCCGGACTCTTGTTCACTGACGCCTACGCCGGCTGCACCGTCTGCGCCCCATCCCGTAGCGCGCTCATGACCGGCCAGCACACCGGACATACGCCTGTCCGAGGCAACGAAGGCGGGCTCCCCCTCCCGGCCGCATCCGTCACCATGGCCGACGTGTTCCGCGAGGCCGGTTACGCCACAGGCATCTTCGGCAAGTGGGGACTCGGCGAGATGGGCACCGAAGGCATCCCCACCCGCCACGGCTTCGACGAAGCGCTCGGACCTCTCCATCAGGTCCACGCGCAGTACTATTACCCCGATTTTCTCTGGAAAAACGAGACCGTGTTCCCACTGGCCGGCAATCGCGGCGGCGCGCAGCGCGAATACGCCCCGGACGTGATGGTGGACGGCGCGCTCGATTTCATTCGCCGCCATCGCGAGAAGCCGTTCTTCCTCTACCACCCGTCGATCATTCCGCACCACGAATACCAGGCGCCGCCCGACGCCATGGCAGAATACGCCGGCAAGTTTGCTGAAACGCCCTTCGTGCGTGAGGATCGCGGCTTCGCCCCGCAGCCGCAACCCGTCGCTGCTTTCGCCGCCATGGTCACCCGGCTCGACACGCACGTCGGCCGCATCTCCGCGCAACTCAACGAACTCGGCCTCGCGCAAGACACGCTACTGATCTTCACCAGCGACAACGGAGCGGCCGGTGTCTTCCAGCCGTTGGTCGACGCCTTCGATGGCTCCGCACCTCTTCGCGGCTTCAAGACCGAACTCTACGAAGGCGGCATCCGCGTCCCGATGATCGCGCAATGGCCCGGCCGCATCGCTCCCGGACGAACCGCCCATCCGTGCGCTTTCTGGGACTTCATGCCCACATTCGGCGACCTCGCCGGCGCTGCCCCGCCGTCGAACATTGATGGAAAATCATTCGCCCCCCTCTTCGACGGTCGTCCAGTGACGCCGCCGGACTTCCTCTACTGGGAAACCGAACGTCGGGGAGAACTCGTGCAGGCCGTCCGCATGGGCAAGTGGAAGGCGGTGCGGACCGCACCCGGCGCGTCGCTCGAACTCTACGATCTCGATGCCGACCTTGGCGAACGCAACAACGTCGCCGCCTCGCACGCCGCTGTGGTCGTGCGTATCGAAAGCTACCTCGCCACATGCCGTCACGATCCGCCCCAGCTCGTCGAACCAGGCTGGAAGAAGCCAGATCTGGGATAG
- a CDS encoding glycoside hydrolase family 43 protein, with the protein MPVLLALLFAALPALAADPLLFSFFRNNGEDGLYLAASTDGLLWTELNAGKPLLTPAVGEAKLMRDPSVVRAPDGVFHMVWTTAWEGKTIGHASSRDLIHWSPQQAIDVMAGVDGVANCWAPELFLDRGEFWILWASTVAGRFPETLGAASHNNNHRIYATHTRDFKSFSPPTLFYDPGFIVIDAALFRPDTERFAMVVKNETLTPPAKNLFLTYSASLEGPWTKPGPPISGPDWAEGPSPARIGPYWYIYFDKYRDHRYGAIRSRDLEHWEDVTASVHFPPGARHGTVFRAPAAIVENLRKGSR; encoded by the coding sequence GTGCCGGTACTGCTCGCCCTTCTGTTCGCCGCTCTTCCCGCTCTCGCCGCCGATCCGCTGCTCTTCTCCTTCTTTCGCAACAACGGCGAAGACGGCCTCTACCTCGCCGCCTCCACCGACGGCCTTCTCTGGACCGAACTCAACGCCGGAAAACCGCTCCTCACCCCCGCCGTCGGTGAAGCCAAACTCATGCGCGATCCCTCCGTCGTCCGCGCACCCGATGGCGTCTTCCACATGGTCTGGACCACCGCTTGGGAGGGCAAGACCATCGGCCACGCCTCCTCGCGCGACCTGATCCACTGGTCGCCCCAACAAGCCATCGACGTGATGGCCGGCGTCGACGGCGTCGCCAACTGCTGGGCCCCGGAACTGTTCCTAGACCGTGGCGAGTTCTGGATCCTCTGGGCTTCCACCGTCGCCGGCCGCTTCCCGGAAACCCTTGGCGCCGCCTCTCACAACAACAACCACCGGATCTACGCCACCCACACCCGCGACTTCAAAAGCTTCTCTCCGCCCACGCTCTTCTACGACCCCGGCTTCATCGTCATCGACGCGGCCTTGTTTCGTCCGGACACCGAACGCTTTGCGATGGTAGTAAAGAACGAAACCCTCACCCCTCCCGCTAAGAATCTATTTCTCACCTACTCCGCCTCGCTCGAGGGCCCCTGGACCAAACCCGGCCCACCTATCTCCGGACCCGATTGGGCCGAAGGGCCCAGCCCCGCCCGAATCGGCCCCTACTGGTACATTTACTTCGACAAGTACCGCGACCACCGCTACGGAGCCATCCGTTCCCGCGACCTCGAACACTGGGAAGATGTCACGGCCTCCGTCCATTTCCCTCCCGGAGCGCGCCACGGGACCGTCTTCCGCGCCCCGGCCGCCATCGTCGAGAACCTCCGGAAAGGATCCCGCTGA
- a CDS encoding GNAT family N-acetyltransferase codes for MTGTIITTDRLRLRHWTAADREPFARLSADPEVMRHFPSPLARVESDALADRIAARCTEDGFTLYAAELRETGAFLGFIGLLRIRFEAWFTPAVEVGWRLDRAYWNRGLATEGARAVALHAFENLGLEELVSFTAPDNLASRRVMEKIGMRPDGEFEHPHLPEGHRLRQHVLYRLAPTGLISWGITPFEGFLLWL; via the coding sequence GTGACTGGGACGATAATCACCACCGACCGCCTCCGTCTGCGTCACTGGACGGCAGCCGACCGCGAGCCGTTCGCCCGACTGAGTGCGGACCCGGAGGTGATGCGCCACTTCCCTTCCCCACTTGCTCGCGTGGAGAGCGACGCGCTCGCCGATCGGATCGCCGCGCGGTGCACCGAGGACGGCTTCACCCTGTACGCCGCCGAGTTGCGCGAGACCGGCGCCTTCCTCGGGTTCATCGGCCTGCTCCGCATCCGGTTCGAGGCGTGGTTCACTCCGGCGGTGGAAGTCGGCTGGCGGCTGGACCGCGCGTATTGGAACCGGGGCCTGGCCACGGAGGGCGCCCGGGCGGTTGCGCTCCACGCCTTTGAAAACCTGGGCCTCGAGGAACTGGTCTCGTTTACGGCGCCGGACAATCTCGCGTCGCGGCGGGTGATGGAGAAGATCGGCATGCGGCCGGACGGTGAGTTCGAGCACCCTCACCTTCCGGAGGGGCATCGGCTGCGCCAACACGTCCTCTACCGACTTGCGCCCACCGGCCTGATATCCTGGGGGATTACGCCCTTCGAGGGGTTTCTGCTTTGGTTGTGA
- a CDS encoding 3-deoxy-7-phosphoheptulonate synthase class II, whose protein sequence is MKNTLSWTPASWQSKVALQQPTYPDPAVLRAVLEELAALPPLVTSWEVAALKQQLAEAAAGQRFVLQGGDCAERFADCNPGSVANKLKILLQMSLVLVHGGRRPVVRMGRIAGQYSKPRSDDFETREGVKLPSYRGDNINRPAFTESDRLPDPSLLLRGHERAALTLNFIRSLARGGFADLHHPEYWDLHFVHQSPMASEYQRIVDSVTHSLRFMENVLGVQAAEMGWVDFFTCHEALHLHYEEAQTHQVPHRAGHYNLSTHFPWIGMRTADPDGAHVEYFRGLSNPIGVKISARCTNDQLRRLLDILHPVNEPGRLTLIHRFGLGSVAEHLPRMIETVRASGKQVVWICDPMHGNTRTTSGGIKTRNFDDILHELEQAFEIHAGHGSHLGGVHFELTGDEVTECVGGSSGISEEDLTRAYLSEVDPRLNYEQALEMALSLARKMMNGTK, encoded by the coding sequence GTGAAAAATACCCTTTCCTGGACGCCAGCCTCCTGGCAATCGAAAGTCGCCCTGCAGCAGCCGACTTACCCGGATCCGGCGGTGCTGCGCGCCGTCCTTGAAGAATTGGCAGCGCTACCGCCGCTGGTGACGTCGTGGGAGGTGGCCGCGCTGAAGCAACAGCTTGCCGAGGCAGCCGCCGGACAGCGGTTCGTGCTGCAAGGCGGCGATTGCGCCGAACGGTTCGCCGACTGCAATCCCGGCTCGGTGGCGAACAAGCTCAAGATCCTGCTGCAGATGAGCCTCGTGCTCGTTCACGGCGGCAGGCGACCCGTTGTACGGATGGGGCGAATCGCCGGGCAGTATTCGAAGCCGCGATCCGACGATTTCGAGACGCGCGAGGGCGTGAAGCTGCCTTCCTATCGCGGCGACAACATCAACCGTCCGGCGTTTACCGAATCCGACCGGCTTCCCGACCCTTCGCTGCTGCTGCGGGGCCACGAACGGGCGGCGCTGACGTTGAATTTCATCCGATCGCTGGCGCGCGGCGGTTTCGCCGATCTGCACCATCCGGAGTATTGGGATCTGCACTTCGTGCATCAATCTCCGATGGCCAGCGAGTACCAGCGGATCGTCGACAGCGTCACGCACTCGCTCCGGTTCATGGAGAACGTGCTCGGCGTGCAGGCGGCTGAGATGGGCTGGGTGGACTTCTTCACCTGCCATGAAGCGCTGCACCTGCATTACGAAGAAGCGCAGACGCACCAAGTGCCGCATCGCGCAGGCCACTACAACCTGTCGACGCACTTCCCATGGATCGGCATGCGGACCGCGGATCCGGACGGCGCGCACGTCGAATACTTCCGGGGGCTCAGCAATCCGATCGGTGTGAAGATCAGCGCCCGGTGCACGAACGATCAGTTGCGGCGTCTGCTCGATATCCTTCATCCGGTGAACGAGCCGGGGCGGCTGACACTGATCCATCGCTTCGGGCTGGGCTCGGTGGCCGAGCATTTGCCGCGAATGATCGAGACCGTGCGCGCCAGCGGCAAGCAGGTGGTGTGGATCTGCGATCCGATGCACGGCAATACACGGACGACGTCGGGCGGGATCAAGACGCGCAATTTCGACGATATCCTGCACGAACTCGAGCAGGCATTCGAGATTCACGCGGGGCATGGGAGCCATCTGGGCGGCGTCCACTTTGAGTTGACCGGCGACGAGGTGACCGAATGCGTCGGCGGATCGTCGGGGATCAGCGAAGAGGACCTCACGAGGGCGTATCTTTCCGAAGTCGACCCGCGGCTCAACTACGAGCAGGCGCTCGAGATGGCGTTGTCGCTGGCGCGGAAGATGATGAACGGCACCAAATAG
- a CDS encoding aminotransferase class V-fold PLP-dependent enzyme: protein MTTRRLLFQAAAAIWPVSKLGAAAKTAPGIYASLGIRPLINFQGTMTTIGASKMSEEVNAAMAEASRSYVYLEEVKDAVGKRIAELCGTPAALPTSGAAGAIALGTYACLTGEDNVKVRRLPDLTGMKTEAVIFKKHRNGYDHAVRSAGVKIVEVETLDELARALTPKVAMMYYLGGTSHDWEHEPAPSVEQCLPITRKAGVPMLVDAANMLPGWPNIPKLAATGVDLIALSGGKHIRGPQSSGILAGRPDLIKAAWLNSSPHSDSQGRPMKVNREEMIGLLVAVERYAKLDFDAIDRESARQAQFLIDEFQKIGLQAEKLPFDRTRRVHRVWVRWDESAKMLTVRDVEAKLRDGDPRVVVLRNSRGGMEFTVFMNDPGDEKIAAKRMREIFRG, encoded by the coding sequence ATGACCACACGCCGCCTTCTTTTTCAGGCAGCCGCAGCCATCTGGCCGGTTTCGAAGCTGGGGGCCGCGGCCAAAACCGCTCCCGGCATCTATGCGTCGCTCGGCATTCGCCCATTGATCAACTTCCAGGGAACGATGACGACGATCGGCGCCTCGAAGATGAGCGAAGAGGTGAACGCAGCGATGGCCGAGGCCTCGCGCAGCTACGTCTACCTCGAAGAGGTGAAAGACGCGGTGGGGAAACGGATCGCCGAGTTGTGCGGGACTCCGGCGGCGCTTCCGACGTCGGGCGCGGCGGGCGCGATCGCGCTGGGAACGTACGCGTGCCTGACGGGCGAGGACAACGTCAAAGTGCGGCGGTTGCCCGATCTGACGGGGATGAAAACCGAGGCGGTGATCTTCAAGAAGCATCGCAACGGGTATGACCACGCGGTGCGCAGCGCCGGCGTGAAGATCGTCGAGGTGGAGACGCTCGATGAGCTGGCGCGCGCGCTCACGCCGAAAGTGGCCATGATGTACTACCTGGGCGGAACGAGCCACGATTGGGAGCATGAGCCCGCGCCGTCCGTGGAGCAGTGCCTGCCGATCACGCGGAAAGCAGGCGTTCCGATGCTGGTTGACGCCGCGAACATGCTGCCCGGGTGGCCGAACATCCCGAAGCTGGCGGCGACGGGCGTGGATCTGATCGCGCTTTCGGGTGGGAAGCACATCCGGGGTCCGCAGAGTTCGGGGATTCTGGCCGGGCGACCGGATCTGATCAAGGCGGCGTGGCTCAACTCGAGCCCGCACTCGGATTCGCAGGGCCGGCCGATGAAGGTGAACCGCGAGGAGATGATCGGTCTGCTGGTGGCCGTGGAGCGCTACGCGAAACTCGATTTCGACGCGATCGACCGGGAGTCCGCGCGGCAGGCGCAGTTTCTGATCGACGAATTCCAGAAAATCGGGCTACAGGCGGAGAAACTTCCATTCGACCGGACGCGGCGCGTGCATCGGGTATGGGTTCGCTGGGACGAAAGCGCGAAGATGTTGACAGTGCGAGACGTGGAGGCCAAGCTTCGGGACGGCGACCCGCGGGTGGTGGTGCTGCGGAATTCCAGAGGCGGCATGGAGTTCACGGTGTTCATGAACGATCCGGGGGATGAGAAGATCGCGGCGAAGCGGATGCGGGAGATCTTCCGCGGATAG
- the asd gene encoding aspartate-semialdehyde dehydrogenase: MNRVGFVGWRGMVGSVLMQRMREEGDFAGLEPVFFSTSNVGGAAPPEAGDGATLADAHDVKTLASCRAIVSCQGGDYTQAVVGKLRESGWDGYWIDAASTLRMAPDAVIILDPVNRPVIDRALDAGVKNYIGGNCTVSLMLMALGGLFREGLVEWVSSMTYQAASGAGAAKMLELMQQMGVLHAAAAGAPAADALTVERAVIGAQRSADIPVAEFGAPLAGSLLAWIDKDMPGGQTREEWKGEAETNKILGSARTIPVDGICVRVGALRCHSQGVVIKLTRDVPMSDVEAMLARSTPWTRLVPNDKASTLRDLTPTAVSGCLTVPIGRLHKLRMGPEYVGGFTVGDQLLWGAAEPLRRMVGILRER; the protein is encoded by the coding sequence ATGAACCGAGTTGGTTTCGTGGGTTGGCGCGGAATGGTGGGCTCCGTGCTGATGCAGCGCATGCGCGAGGAAGGCGACTTCGCCGGCCTCGAGCCCGTCTTTTTCTCTACTTCGAACGTTGGCGGCGCTGCGCCGCCCGAAGCTGGCGACGGGGCTACCCTCGCCGACGCGCACGACGTCAAAACCCTCGCCTCCTGCCGCGCCATCGTCTCCTGTCAGGGCGGTGATTACACGCAAGCCGTCGTCGGCAAGCTCCGCGAAAGCGGCTGGGATGGCTATTGGATAGACGCTGCGTCGACGCTCCGCATGGCTCCTGACGCGGTGATCATCCTCGACCCCGTCAACCGCCCGGTGATCGACCGTGCGCTCGATGCTGGCGTCAAGAATTACATCGGCGGCAACTGCACCGTAAGCCTCATGCTGATGGCCCTTGGTGGACTGTTCCGGGAAGGGCTCGTCGAATGGGTGAGCAGCATGACCTACCAGGCCGCCTCCGGGGCGGGCGCCGCCAAGATGCTCGAGTTGATGCAACAAATGGGAGTGCTGCACGCCGCCGCCGCCGGCGCTCCGGCCGCCGATGCGCTCACGGTGGAACGCGCCGTCATCGGCGCCCAGCGTTCCGCCGACATTCCCGTGGCCGAGTTCGGCGCCCCGCTCGCCGGAAGTCTGCTCGCCTGGATCGACAAGGATATGCCCGGCGGCCAGACGCGTGAGGAGTGGAAAGGCGAGGCCGAAACAAACAAAATCCTAGGTTCCGCGCGAACGATTCCCGTCGACGGCATCTGCGTCCGCGTCGGCGCCCTCCGCTGCCACAGCCAGGGCGTGGTGATCAAACTCACACGTGACGTCCCGATGTCCGACGTCGAGGCCATGCTCGCGCGATCTACGCCGTGGACCCGCCTGGTGCCCAACGACAAGGCATCCACCCTCCGCGACCTGACTCCCACCGCGGTCTCTGGCTGCCTCACCGTCCCCATCGGCCGTCTGCACAAGCTGCGCATGGGGCCCGAGTATGTTGGCGGATTTACGGTTGGCGATCAGCTTCTGTGGGGGGCTGCGGAACCGCTGCGGCGGATGGTGGGGATTCTCAGGGAGCGGTAG
- a CDS encoding ATP-binding protein, translated as MAVVRLAIGVCLALLAGSAPASAQRFQFRSYGQSDGLANLSVECLYQDQDGFLWVGTQNGLFRYNGRRFQDFGREHGLAGNYIQSLHQTATGVLWVGTDLGIFRLAGDRFEAVRVPLPPSGKMFFKNGIGSDSQGSVYAAMDQGVAIIGRSGMRLAKLPADASRLHSLHVDSQDRLWMGCGERLCVLEGGKEPSIQHASFDDGLPAGPWEVIASDPDGALYIRSEKKCLVRRAGAAVWELLGDAPELITDRRAALVFDTQSTPILTSRDGVAIYRGGMWAPLGVAQGLAARAAGALLVDREGGIWIGTVGAGVQRWLGYLEWSSWTAREGLSDDYVWSIARDRSGTLWVGSDDGAYRSRVDGKTGAVTLERTATGAPAAHYALAVTPDDAVWTGDNRGNLFRLAPGSRAPRRFGEADGLQLRGVRRLLVDRDRRLWAAGSFGVYRTTGAQDGSGGAVRFERVRLPGSTDREIIYDGTQDREGGMWLATSRGLFVGRGDGWRRFSEADGLRNNFVNTVAVAADGKTVWVGYREPGPMSRLELGPGGWSVATVSEVGSPASGYVVSLATDARGWLWTGTDRGVFVYNGERWRRYTSEDGLVWDDCNSRALLAEGDGSVWVGTSRGLSQFRPADPPLPSPPPQALITAFALGEKSYPARESPAAPYDENALQVSFAALSYRNENAVRFRYRLTGTSVFGGLIGGGWEETEQAALRYPNLAPGQYHLELVGENADGARSERPARIQFRIDPPWWGSPWFYGFATLLVLTAGYSFWQFRAARHEADRKRLEAIIAERTSELEQAKNRAEEASRLKSEFLANVSHEIRTPMNGILGMTQLALATNPDPEQCEYLETARSSAESLLAVLNDILDFSKIEAGRLEIAAEPFDLHECVRDTVRSLEANAIQRDIRMECRIGEGVPEVAVGDWLRVRQVLINLVGNAIKFTEHGAVDVDLTREDSGMLRFSVTDSGVGIPPEQQAVIFDRFRQADGSTTRRYGGTGLGLAICRRLVEMMGGSIQVESPAADGRGSRFTFDLPLPEGEAAPVRTAVPKASAQAHEGPLRVLLAEDNLVNQRVVQGMLERNGHRVMIVANGAEALDLLEQMRFDAVLMDVQMPVMDGFEATEELRRREAGKGRRTPVIALTANAMKGDKERCLAAGMDAYLSKPVRIGELLEAVRDVSASAEA; from the coding sequence ATGGCCGTTGTCAGACTTGCAATCGGCGTGTGTTTAGCCCTGCTTGCGGGGTCCGCCCCCGCGTCGGCGCAGCGATTCCAGTTTCGCTCCTACGGCCAGAGCGACGGGCTGGCGAACCTGAGCGTGGAGTGCCTGTACCAGGATCAGGACGGGTTTCTGTGGGTGGGGACGCAGAACGGGCTTTTCCGGTACAACGGGCGGCGCTTTCAGGATTTCGGCCGCGAGCATGGCTTGGCGGGCAACTACATCCAATCGCTGCACCAAACCGCGACTGGGGTGCTGTGGGTGGGGACGGATCTGGGCATCTTCCGGCTTGCCGGAGACCGCTTCGAGGCCGTCCGTGTGCCGCTGCCGCCCAGTGGGAAGATGTTCTTCAAGAACGGCATCGGGTCGGACTCGCAGGGCTCCGTCTACGCCGCCATGGACCAGGGAGTGGCCATAATCGGGCGGAGCGGCATGAGGCTGGCGAAGCTTCCGGCGGACGCCTCGCGGCTTCACTCGCTGCATGTGGACTCCCAGGATCGGCTCTGGATGGGATGCGGGGAACGGCTGTGCGTACTCGAGGGAGGCAAAGAGCCTTCGATCCAGCACGCCTCGTTCGATGATGGCCTGCCGGCGGGCCCGTGGGAAGTGATCGCATCCGACCCGGACGGCGCGCTGTACATCCGGAGCGAGAAAAAGTGCCTGGTGCGGCGAGCGGGTGCCGCCGTATGGGAACTGCTCGGCGACGCGCCGGAACTGATCACGGACCGGCGCGCGGCACTGGTGTTCGATACACAATCTACACCGATTCTGACGTCGCGCGATGGCGTGGCGATCTATCGCGGCGGAATGTGGGCTCCGCTCGGCGTGGCGCAAGGGCTGGCGGCCAGGGCGGCGGGCGCGCTGCTGGTGGATCGCGAGGGCGGGATCTGGATTGGAACGGTGGGCGCGGGCGTGCAGCGGTGGCTGGGGTATCTGGAGTGGTCCTCATGGACGGCGCGGGAGGGATTGAGCGACGACTATGTCTGGTCCATCGCGCGGGACCGGTCCGGGACCCTGTGGGTGGGTTCCGACGATGGCGCCTACCGGTCGCGAGTGGACGGAAAGACGGGAGCGGTGACGCTGGAGCGAACGGCCACGGGAGCCCCGGCCGCGCACTACGCGCTGGCGGTAACGCCGGACGACGCGGTGTGGACGGGCGATAATCGCGGGAACCTCTTTCGACTGGCGCCCGGATCGCGCGCTCCCCGCCGTTTCGGCGAGGCCGACGGACTGCAATTGCGCGGAGTCCGGCGGCTGCTTGTGGACCGGGACCGGCGGTTGTGGGCGGCGGGGAGTTTCGGAGTCTACCGGACGACGGGCGCGCAGGACGGGTCCGGCGGGGCGGTCCGGTTCGAGCGTGTGAGGTTGCCCGGCTCGACGGACCGCGAAATCATCTACGACGGGACGCAGGACCGGGAGGGCGGAATGTGGCTCGCCACCAGCCGGGGATTGTTCGTCGGCAGAGGCGATGGTTGGCGTCGTTTCAGCGAGGCCGACGGGTTGCGCAACAACTTCGTGAATACGGTGGCGGTGGCGGCCGACGGAAAGACGGTTTGGGTGGGGTATCGGGAGCCGGGGCCGATGAGCCGGCTGGAATTGGGCCCGGGGGGGTGGAGCGTGGCGACGGTTTCGGAGGTGGGCAGTCCGGCGTCCGGGTACGTGGTTTCGCTTGCGACCGACGCGCGCGGGTGGCTGTGGACGGGCACGGATCGCGGTGTGTTCGTTTACAACGGCGAGCGATGGCGGCGGTACACGTCCGAAGACGGGCTGGTGTGGGATGACTGCAACAGCCGCGCGCTGCTGGCGGAAGGCGACGGGTCCGTGTGGGTGGGGACGAGCCGGGGGCTATCGCAGTTTCGGCCGGCGGATCCGCCGCTGCCGTCGCCACCGCCGCAGGCATTGATCACAGCGTTCGCGCTGGGGGAGAAGAGCTACCCGGCGCGCGAGTCACCAGCGGCGCCGTATGACGAAAACGCGCTGCAGGTGAGCTTCGCGGCGCTTTCGTATCGCAACGAGAACGCGGTCCGGTTCCGCTACCGGCTTACGGGCACGAGTGTGTTCGGCGGGTTGATCGGCGGCGGTTGGGAGGAGACCGAGCAGGCAGCGCTGCGGTATCCGAACTTGGCCCCCGGGCAGTATCATCTCGAACTGGTGGGCGAGAACGCCGATGGCGCGCGGAGTGAACGCCCGGCGCGGATCCAGTTCCGGATCGACCCACCGTGGTGGGGATCGCCGTGGTTCTATGGGTTCGCGACGCTGCTGGTGCTGACGGCGGGATATTCGTTCTGGCAGTTTCGAGCGGCGCGGCACGAAGCGGACCGGAAGCGGCTGGAGGCGATCATCGCCGAGCGGACGAGCGAGTTGGAGCAGGCGAAGAATCGGGCGGAGGAAGCGAGCCGGCTGAAGAGCGAGTTTCTGGCGAATGTGAGCCACGAGATCCGGACGCCGATGAACGGGATCCTGGGCATGACGCAACTGGCGCTGGCGACGAATCCAGACCCAGAGCAGTGCGAGTATCTGGAGACGGCGCGGTCGTCGGCGGAGTCTCTTCTGGCGGTGCTGAACGACATTTTGGATTTTTCGAAGATCGAGGCGGGGCGGCTGGAGATCGCGGCCGAGCCGTTCGATCTCCACGAGTGCGTGCGCGATACGGTGCGGAGCCTGGAGGCGAACGCGATCCAAAGAGACATCCGCATGGAGTGCCGGATCGGCGAAGGCGTTCCCGAGGTGGCGGTGGGCGACTGGCTGCGTGTGCGGCAGGTGCTGATCAACCTGGTGGGCAACGCGATCAAGTTCACCGAACACGGAGCGGTGGATGTGGACCTGACACGCGAGGATAGCGGGATGCTGCGGTTCTCGGTGACCGATTCCGGAGTGGGCATTCCGCCCGAGCAGCAGGCGGTGATCTTCGACCGGTTCCGGCAGGCGGACGGCTCGACGACGCGGCGCTACGGCGGGACGGGGCTCGGGCTTGCGATCTGCCGGCGGCTGGTGGAGATGATGGGCGGGTCGATTCAGGTGGAGAGTCCGGCGGCGGATGGACGTGGGAGCCGTTTCACGTTCGATCTGCCGCTGCCGGAAGGGGAGGCGGCGCCGGTGAGGACGGCGGTTCCGAAAGCGTCGGCGCAGGCGCACGAAGGGCCGCTGCGGGTACTACTGGCGGAAGACAACCTCGTGAATCAGCGGGTGGTGCAGGGGATGCTCGAGCGCAATGGGCACCGCGTGATGATCGTAGCCAACGGGGCGGAGGCTTTGGACTTGCTGGAGCAGATGCGGTTCGATGCGGTGCTGATGGACGTGCAGATGCCGGTGATGGACGGCTTCGAGGCGACAGAGGAACTGCGGCGGCGGGAGGCGGGAAAGGGCAGGCGGACGCCAGTGATCGCATTGACGGCGAATGCGATGAAGGGGGACAAGGAGCGGTGCCTGGCGGCGGGGATGGATGCTTATTTGAGCAAGCCGGTGCGCATCGGGGAGTTGCTGGAGGCGGTGCGGGACGTGTCGGCGTCGGCGGAGGCGTAG